The Candidatus Hydrogenedentota bacterium genome includes a window with the following:
- a CDS encoding carbohydrate porin, whose amino-acid sequence MKLKRVLLGCVVMVSVFAGGGARAALTPELQMYLRSSSGANGVGGAQECINNPGAWGNEFRLGNECATYGEFGFGAWVLKPAQDGDPFFRFFANFAVVYDNRTDWEAPSVPTGGGLRGGNVWVMREVYSEGGYYAGAPFTAWAGGGGGGGRGRGAGAGNGRCAGMRSGAC is encoded by the coding sequence ATGAAATTGAAGCGTGTTTTGTTGGGTTGCGTGGTGATGGTTTCGGTTTTCGCGGGCGGCGGGGCGCGGGCGGCGCTGACCCCGGAGCTGCAGATGTATCTGCGGTCGTCGTCGGGCGCGAACGGCGTCGGGGGCGCGCAGGAGTGCATCAACAATCCCGGTGCGTGGGGGAATGAGTTCCGGCTGGGGAACGAGTGCGCGACCTACGGGGAATTCGGTTTCGGCGCGTGGGTGCTGAAGCCCGCGCAGGACGGCGATCCCTTCTTCCGCTTCTTCGCGAACTTCGCGGTGGTGTACGACAACCGCACGGACTGGGAGGCGCCCTCGGTGCCGACGGGCGGGGGACTGCGCGGGGGTAACGTGTGGGTCATGCGGGAGGTCTACTCCGAGGGTGGGTATTACGCGGGGGCCCCCTTCACGGCTTGGGCGGGGGGGGGCGGGGGGGGAGGGCGGGGGAGGGGGGCTGGAGCGGGGAATGGTCGCTGCGCCGGGATGCGCTCCGGCGCGTGCTGA
- a CDS encoding GGDEF domain-containing protein — translation MLMFDMEIVFHTYVESLMGAVESARSEIQQYAAELERSVAELSELSRRDPLTSLLNHRAFIEELKREIARAEREGRALSLAYIDLNGFKEVNDARGHQAGDRILRAVARLLVENTRASDIACRYGGDEFAVILPQCTTAQARQVCEKVMAEIQSHSLDGVSLSIGIAESAPGFRLNMDDLITAADTAMYRAKDLSRRTPGSHLLLAPPPAL, via the coding sequence GTGCTGATGTTCGATATGGAGATCGTGTTCCACACGTACGTCGAAAGCCTGATGGGGGCGGTGGAATCGGCGCGCAGTGAGATCCAGCAGTATGCGGCGGAGCTGGAGCGGAGCGTGGCGGAGTTGAGCGAGCTTTCCCGGCGCGACCCGCTGACGAGCCTGCTCAACCACCGGGCCTTTATCGAGGAGCTAAAGCGCGAGATTGCGCGCGCCGAGCGCGAGGGCCGCGCGCTGAGCCTGGCCTATATCGATCTGAACGGCTTCAAGGAGGTCAACGACGCGCGGGGCCACCAGGCGGGGGACCGGATCCTCCGGGCGGTGGCGCGCCTGCTGGTGGAGAACACGCGCGCGTCGGACATCGCCTGCCGCTATGGCGGGGACGAATTCGCGGTGATTCTGCCGCAATGCACCACGGCGCAGGCCCGGCAGGTGTGTGAGAAGGTTATGGCGGAGATCCAGTCGCACAGCCTGGACGGGGTTTCCTTGAGCATTGGCATCGCCGAGAGCGCGCCGGGTTTCCGGCTGAATATGGACGACCTGATCACGGCGGCGGACACCGCGATGTACCGCGCGAAGGACCTGTCGCGCCGCACGCCGGGCAGCCACCTGCTGCTTGCGCCGCCGCCGGCGCTTTGA
- a CDS encoding iron-containing alcohol dehydrogenase, with translation MKHCWGLPAIRYAAVSGLSEERTADLVVSAGILEAIGDRLPLKAAAVHTISEATIAHWEALVTALKGEVIYAIGGGLAADAAKFASLKAGKPLICIPAAISVDAFLTWASGYREDGCVRYIETRPPDEVIVDFELIAAGPLGIRSAGVTDVLSIATGRWDWKFAHEAGRNPDHMPYDPAVDAMAATIEDACLACAASAGRGEPEGLRRLVECLAMEVQLCNLIGHSRPEEGSEHYFAYAAESILGKGLPHGDLVGPGILVMAHFQGQDIAPLKDAMRAANVPLTNIPPDAIREILHMLPAYSARHNMPYGIAHTLTPDQIAAFDPGILA, from the coding sequence ATGAAACACTGCTGGGGATTGCCCGCCATTCGCTATGCCGCCGTGAGTGGCCTTTCCGAGGAGCGCACGGCGGATCTCGTGGTCAGCGCCGGAATCCTGGAGGCCATCGGCGATCGCCTGCCGCTGAAAGCCGCCGCCGTGCACACGATCTCCGAGGCCACCATCGCGCACTGGGAGGCGCTGGTTACCGCGCTGAAGGGCGAGGTGATCTACGCGATCGGCGGCGGGCTGGCCGCCGACGCCGCAAAATTTGCGTCGCTCAAGGCGGGAAAGCCGCTCATCTGCATTCCGGCGGCCATCTCGGTGGACGCCTTCCTGACGTGGGCCTCCGGCTACCGCGAGGACGGATGCGTCCGCTATATTGAGACCCGCCCGCCGGATGAGGTGATTGTCGATTTCGAGCTGATCGCCGCCGGCCCCCTGGGCATCCGGTCCGCGGGCGTCACGGATGTCCTGTCCATCGCCACGGGGCGGTGGGACTGGAAGTTCGCGCACGAGGCGGGACGTAATCCGGACCATATGCCCTACGACCCCGCCGTGGACGCCATGGCCGCGACCATCGAGGACGCCTGCCTCGCCTGCGCCGCCTCGGCGGGGCGCGGGGAGCCGGAGGGGCTCCGCCGCCTGGTGGAATGCCTGGCGATGGAGGTCCAGCTCTGCAACCTTATCGGACATTCCCGCCCGGAGGAGGGGAGCGAGCACTACTTCGCCTACGCCGCCGAGAGCATCCTCGGGAAGGGCCTGCCGCACGGCGATCTCGTCGGCCCGGGCATCCTCGTCATGGCGCACTTCCAGGGCCAGGACATCGCCCCGCTCAAGGACGCCATGCGCGCCGCGAACGTCCCCCTGACCAACATCCCGCCGGACGCCATCCGGGAAATCCTCCACATGCTGCCCGCCTACAGCGCGCGACACAACATGCCCTACGGCATCGCGCATACCCTCACGCCCGACCAGATCGCGGCCTTCGACCCCGGCATCCTGGCCTGA
- a CDS encoding DUF1552 domain-containing protein, with product MKRKPISRRTMLRGLGGIAVGLPFLEEMAVSRASATTAPEIPVRAFNVFFGLGIPAPLQTEGFEGVLEPLAPLKEKLLIMRNIDQIRCDEAGINAHYDGATGAFTAEPPDGTAKAGGPSIDQMVRKAHYPDGLPPGMVPTLVAGTFFRRDRLGRFVHSFNHDGTAAAAMQERPRDVFERVFGTLGGGGDAREDRIKRSVLDAVVGQYQYYTGANSPLGAASKSRVADHLDRIREFEQRAYAAEAPEGGGPALPPRSILAHGGEADPGGEGIDMALDELVAEWRLLADLYAMAIQMDRTRFGSITFLAAGERLRVKGDYEYGGRRIYQFDDAAELNASGANGCSHEWWHKFNPEKRNEALRAHAHMKMREVAYFLQRLDGPEAQEANGKSILENSLFTISTESGDGRHSDAKRELSGVFHAITGAGGRFKTNEILDVGREGLDAYNTMLAALGVDERMGPGKREHIAADSIRA from the coding sequence GTGAAACGCAAGCCCATCAGCCGCCGCACAATGTTACGGGGCCTAGGCGGCATCGCCGTCGGCCTGCCGTTTCTGGAGGAAATGGCGGTCTCCCGCGCCTCCGCGACAACCGCGCCGGAAATTCCGGTGCGCGCCTTTAACGTCTTTTTCGGCCTCGGCATCCCCGCGCCCCTGCAAACCGAGGGCTTTGAGGGCGTGCTCGAGCCGCTCGCGCCGTTGAAGGAAAAGCTCCTCATCATGCGGAACATCGACCAGATCCGCTGCGATGAAGCCGGCATCAACGCCCACTATGACGGGGCGACCGGCGCCTTCACGGCGGAGCCGCCCGACGGCACCGCCAAGGCGGGCGGCCCCTCGATCGACCAGATGGTCCGCAAGGCGCACTACCCGGACGGGCTGCCTCCGGGGATGGTTCCGACGCTGGTTGCGGGCACCTTCTTCCGCCGCGATCGGCTCGGGCGCTTCGTACACAGCTTCAACCACGACGGCACCGCCGCGGCCGCGATGCAGGAGCGCCCGCGCGATGTCTTCGAGCGGGTATTCGGGACCCTCGGTGGCGGCGGCGACGCCCGCGAGGATCGCATCAAGCGCAGCGTGCTCGATGCCGTCGTGGGCCAGTACCAGTACTACACGGGCGCGAACTCGCCCCTCGGCGCCGCCTCGAAATCCCGCGTGGCCGATCACCTCGATCGCATCCGGGAGTTCGAGCAGCGCGCCTACGCCGCGGAGGCCCCCGAAGGCGGGGGGCCGGCGCTTCCGCCGCGCTCCATCCTCGCCCACGGCGGGGAGGCGGACCCCGGCGGCGAAGGCATCGACATGGCGCTGGATGAGCTCGTGGCGGAATGGCGTCTGCTGGCGGATCTGTACGCGATGGCCATCCAGATGGACCGGACGCGGTTTGGATCGATCACCTTCCTGGCCGCGGGCGAGCGCCTGCGGGTAAAAGGGGACTACGAATACGGCGGGCGCCGGATCTACCAGTTCGACGACGCGGCGGAGCTGAACGCGTCCGGCGCGAACGGGTGCAGCCACGAATGGTGGCACAAGTTCAATCCGGAGAAGAGGAACGAAGCCCTGCGCGCCCACGCCCACATGAAAATGCGGGAGGTGGCCTATTTCCTCCAGCGCCTCGACGGCCCCGAGGCGCAAGAAGCCAATGGCAAGAGCATCCTGGAGAATTCGCTCTTCACCATTTCCACCGAATCCGGCGACGGGCGGCATTCCGACGCCAAACGCGAGCTCTCTGGCGTCTTCCACGCGATCACGGGCGCCGGCGGGCGATTCAAGACCAATGAAATCCTGGACGTGGGCAGGGAAGGCCTCGATGCGTACAACACCATGCTGGCGGCCCTGGGCGTGGATGAGCGGATGGGGCCCGGGAAGCGGGAACACATCGCCGCCGACAGCATCCGCGCGTAG
- a CDS encoding DUF1592 domain-containing protein, translated as MARLLYRFAGHGGCALVLCVWLAAAGAAAESMRAQRGLLVLYDFQEGGGEQIHDRAGVGRPADLRIQDPEAVRWAGGALEVHGATLIRTEKLPVKVVELARRGGEISIEAWVEPAAIDQQGPARIVTVSGGSSARNVTLGQDGARYDVRLRTSETNGNGIPSHRSEDGAAEAALSHVVYTRDRDGRARIYVNGEERGSGSIGGDIHGWDPGYHLALGNEMSKDRGWRGVYHLVAIYSRALAPDEIAANFEAGPDYAAPPPPEGAAGPESSFFATRVAPVLAKHCLECHDTSARKGGLDLSRRGTAFADPGTIVPGNAAESLLWKEVEGDFMPDGRPPLSPEEKAVLQRWIGEGAAWSLDLIDPVVYSRGGGAEQNWIRRLTAGEYIASVASATGADIAAEAGELLPPDSRADGFSNTAYNLGVDLAHVSAFSELATAAVSKMDFSQFLRRILGESDLGAPTIDAFITGAGEILLRGPLTGDEVRGYRGIADTVLDAGGDHPEAARYIVEAMLQAPRFLYRMEHQRGDGYPWPADSFELAARLSYTVWGAPPDAELLAAADAGTLHDRGARNAQVERMLADPRARARASEFAAEWLNLGHLDHLRPSPERFPNWDPALAADMRAETLAFFDEVAWVQGRPLADLFNAKVTFATPRLAAHYGLEPRGDGLTRYDLAARPERGGLLTQGSLLALGGDGASTVTRGLFVMHHILRGAVNDPPPGLDTAPVPPAPGQPRRAIAEERVASSSCGGCHARFEPLSYALERYDGVGAYSEIDEHGNALRQDGEVLFPGEAAPAPYASTAAMMDLLAESDRVKKTITWKLAQFAMGRPLAALDAPAVEAIHEEAWREGGTYASLVRAIVSSDLVLMTRTEEVP; from the coding sequence ATGGCCAGGCTTCTGTACCGATTTGCGGGCCACGGGGGTTGCGCGCTCGTGTTGTGCGTGTGGCTGGCCGCCGCCGGCGCCGCGGCCGAATCCATGCGCGCGCAGCGCGGCCTGCTCGTACTCTATGACTTTCAGGAGGGGGGAGGCGAACAAATCCATGATCGCGCGGGGGTCGGACGCCCGGCGGACCTGCGCATTCAGGATCCGGAGGCGGTCCGCTGGGCGGGAGGCGCGCTGGAGGTCCATGGCGCAACGCTCATCCGCACCGAGAAGCTGCCGGTCAAGGTGGTCGAGCTGGCGCGGCGCGGCGGTGAGATTTCCATCGAGGCCTGGGTCGAGCCCGCGGCGATTGACCAGCAAGGCCCCGCGCGCATCGTAACGGTCTCCGGCGGCTCTTCGGCGCGGAATGTTACGCTGGGCCAGGACGGCGCGCGCTATGATGTGCGCCTGCGGACCTCCGAAACCAACGGCAACGGGATTCCGTCGCACCGTTCCGAGGATGGCGCGGCGGAAGCGGCCCTGTCCCACGTGGTGTACACGCGGGACCGCGACGGGCGGGCGCGCATCTACGTCAATGGCGAAGAACGGGGGAGCGGCTCTATCGGAGGGGACATCCACGGCTGGGATCCCGGCTACCACCTGGCGCTCGGCAACGAGATGTCGAAAGATCGCGGCTGGCGTGGCGTTTACCACCTGGTCGCCATCTACAGCCGCGCGCTGGCGCCGGATGAAATCGCGGCGAATTTCGAGGCCGGACCGGATTACGCCGCGCCCCCGCCGCCCGAAGGCGCCGCCGGGCCGGAATCCTCGTTCTTTGCGACCCGGGTGGCCCCCGTCCTGGCGAAGCATTGCCTGGAATGCCACGATACCAGCGCGCGCAAAGGCGGGCTCGATCTGTCGCGCCGCGGCACCGCGTTCGCGGACCCGGGCACGATTGTGCCTGGCAACGCCGCCGAAAGCCTGCTGTGGAAGGAGGTGGAAGGGGATTTCATGCCCGACGGGCGCCCGCCCCTTTCGCCGGAGGAAAAAGCCGTGCTCCAGCGCTGGATCGGCGAGGGCGCGGCCTGGAGCCTCGACCTGATCGATCCGGTGGTCTATTCCCGGGGCGGCGGCGCGGAGCAGAACTGGATCCGGCGGCTGACCGCCGGCGAGTATATTGCCTCGGTCGCGAGCGCAACCGGCGCCGATATTGCCGCGGAAGCGGGGGAGTTGCTCCCGCCGGATTCGCGCGCGGACGGGTTCAGCAACACGGCCTACAACCTGGGGGTCGATCTGGCCCACGTGAGCGCGTTCAGCGAACTGGCCACCGCCGCCGTATCGAAAATGGACTTTTCGCAGTTTTTACGGCGGATACTCGGAGAGTCCGATCTCGGCGCACCCACCATCGACGCCTTCATCACGGGGGCGGGCGAAATCCTCCTCCGCGGGCCGCTTACCGGCGACGAGGTCCGCGGCTACCGGGGCATCGCGGACACGGTGCTGGACGCCGGCGGCGATCACCCTGAGGCCGCGCGATACATCGTCGAGGCCATGCTCCAGGCCCCCCGTTTTCTCTACCGCATGGAGCACCAGCGCGGGGACGGCTACCCGTGGCCCGCGGATAGCTTCGAGCTGGCGGCGCGCCTGAGCTATACCGTTTGGGGAGCGCCTCCGGACGCCGAACTTCTGGCAGCCGCCGATGCGGGCACGCTGCACGATCGCGGCGCGCGCAATGCCCAGGTGGAGCGCATGCTGGCGGACCCGCGGGCGCGCGCGCGCGCGTCCGAATTCGCCGCCGAATGGCTGAACCTGGGGCACCTGGACCACCTGCGTCCCAGCCCGGAGCGCTTTCCGAACTGGGATCCGGCGCTCGCCGCGGACATGCGGGCGGAGACCCTGGCTTTCTTCGATGAGGTGGCCTGGGTTCAGGGGAGACCGCTCGCCGACCTGTTCAACGCAAAAGTCACTTTCGCCACGCCCCGGCTGGCGGCCCATTACGGGCTGGAGCCCCGGGGCGACGGCCTGACGCGTTACGACCTCGCCGCCCGACCGGAGCGCGGCGGACTGCTTACGCAGGGCAGCCTCCTGGCGCTGGGCGGCGATGGCGCTTCGACCGTGACCCGCGGCCTCTTCGTGATGCACCACATCCTGCGCGGCGCGGTCAACGATCCGCCGCCCGGCCTCGACACCGCGCCCGTGCCGCCGGCGCCCGGCCAGCCCCGGCGGGCCATCGCGGAAGAACGCGTGGCCAGCAGCTCCTGCGGCGGGTGCCACGCCCGTTTCGAGCCGCTATCCTATGCGCTGGAGCGCTACGACGGCGTCGGGGCCTACAGCGAGATTGACGAGCACGGCAACGCCCTGCGGCAGGATGGCGAGGTTCTTTTTCCCGGCGAGGCGGCGCCCGCCCCCTACGCGTCAACCGCCGCGATGATGGACCTGCTGGCGGAGAGCGATCGCGTGAAGAAAACGATCACTTGGAAACTGGCCCAGTTCGCGATGGGCCGCCCCCTGGCCGCCCTGGACGCGCCGGCGGTGGAAGCTATTCACGAGGAAGCCTGGCGCGAGGGAGGGACCTACGCCAGCCTTGTTCGCGCCATTGTATCGAGCGATCTGGTTCTCATGACCCGTACGGAGGAAGTACCGTGA
- a CDS encoding SDR family oxidoreductase: protein MNVLESFSLAGKTALVTGGAGLYGRQIVQALAEAGAHTYVAARNIAALEELAGEYAAQGLTIHPRQFDQGDEASILALRDAVAAERPNIDILVNNAVLRPVANYEDTGANFDLSMRVNATGLFLLTRAVGEVMIRNQRGSIINIGSMKGMVGPEPANYAGTDMHGWHPDYFFHKGGMITYTMFLASYYGRYNIRCNCLSPGGFQTPDHPESFVRRYSEKTCLGRMANSTDLKGSIVYLASDASAYLTGANIPIDGGYTAK, encoded by the coding sequence ATGAACGTACTCGAATCCTTCTCCCTCGCCGGAAAGACCGCCCTCGTCACCGGAGGCGCGGGCCTCTATGGCCGCCAGATCGTCCAGGCCCTCGCCGAGGCGGGCGCCCACACCTACGTCGCCGCGCGCAACATCGCCGCGCTCGAAGAACTCGCCGGGGAATACGCGGCCCAGGGCCTCACCATTCACCCCCGCCAGTTCGACCAGGGCGACGAAGCCAGCATCCTCGCCCTGCGCGACGCGGTCGCCGCCGAGCGCCCCAATATCGACATCCTCGTCAACAACGCGGTGCTCCGGCCCGTCGCCAACTACGAGGACACCGGCGCCAACTTCGACCTGAGCATGCGCGTCAACGCCACCGGCCTCTTTCTCCTCACGCGCGCCGTTGGCGAAGTCATGATCCGGAACCAGCGCGGATCCATCATCAACATCGGCTCCATGAAAGGCATGGTTGGCCCGGAACCCGCCAACTACGCCGGCACCGACATGCACGGCTGGCACCCCGACTACTTTTTCCACAAGGGCGGCATGATCACCTACACGATGTTCCTCGCCAGCTACTACGGCCGCTACAACATCCGCTGCAATTGCCTCTCTCCGGGCGGATTCCAGACCCCCGATCACCCCGAGTCCTTCGTCCGCCGCTACAGCGAAAAAACCTGTCTCGGACGCATGGCCAACAGCACGGACCTCAAGGGCAGCATCGTCTACCTCGCCAGCGACGCCTCCGCCTACCTCACCGGCGCCAACATCCCCATCGACGGCGGCTACACCGCGAAATAG
- a CDS encoding penicillin acylase family protein, with the protein MIRFLLGATFRIVLASCFIALATTVAPAQNLPGAGDDEGKTVVYRDTWGIPHIYAPTVEAGMFAMGWAQAEDRPEELLKNLARGMGESARFSGEGGVQGDVLARMWDHYGVAQRELDTLLPEVRSHMQAYVDGVNAFYAAHPQDRPAWWGDRAVDVPMVIAFGRLFLYSWSIDDGFGDLKRAGIEPGFDRARRGSNQFAVAPSRSASGNALLYIDPHLAWFGPSRFWEFRIHAGDLHGSGFNLAGTPYIGLGHNANLAWAMTTGAPDTADIYELKLNPDNPMQYQYDGAWKDITTREVTIDVKDAGPVTQTLYGSHYGPVVAMTEDKAYALKTSYADIVKGNEAWYHLNFATDYTGAVAAMKTGTMFPQNVMVADTAGNIYYQRSGRVPVRPDGYDWSRPVDGSTSATEWQGIHDADDHLQVLNPPQGYMQNCNIPPDAMMMDSPFQPEKYKPYLFSDRGYGPLGGWTNQRGARAVELLHNDGSVTVEEALAYAVDVQPYGADRWVNLLRVAHAEFGERFSSNADYKRGMEDLLAWDLQEARYSTGALKYYYWRKQLEADYGEDTIRQARIIIDQYYKVVSGEAYETPALSRDQRYAAVDAFARAMAQMRRDFHTIDVPWGEVFRVGRDGQSWPSGGGGGEELGITTLRNVSYGGPDENHMRMGRGGQTSTQIIHLSKPIQSWTQPPIGQSDRPESPHYADQAEKLFSKRILKPTWWLPEDLAKHIESRVELAYPGGGGGDAAARVAEWKEALQGAQIEALMNCYADDFSGNDGIDKRRLEQFLRNAKDNGALASLTIEWDGTITEKDGTARTSDITLRGSFGTAWLNLELQPRDGAWKITRSITWN; encoded by the coding sequence GTGATCAGGTTTCTGTTGGGCGCAACCTTTCGGATAGTCCTCGCAAGTTGCTTCATCGCGCTGGCCACCACCGTGGCCCCCGCCCAGAATTTGCCGGGCGCCGGGGACGATGAGGGCAAGACCGTCGTCTACCGCGACACGTGGGGGATACCGCACATCTACGCGCCCACAGTCGAGGCCGGCATGTTCGCGATGGGCTGGGCCCAGGCCGAGGATCGCCCCGAAGAGCTTCTCAAGAACCTGGCCCGCGGCATGGGCGAAAGCGCGCGGTTCAGCGGCGAAGGCGGCGTCCAGGGCGACGTGCTCGCACGCATGTGGGACCACTACGGCGTCGCTCAGCGCGAGTTGGACACGCTTCTTCCCGAAGTGCGCAGCCACATGCAGGCCTACGTGGATGGGGTAAACGCCTTTTACGCCGCGCACCCGCAGGACCGGCCCGCGTGGTGGGGGGATCGCGCGGTGGATGTCCCGATGGTCATCGCGTTCGGTCGCCTCTTTCTCTATTCGTGGTCGATTGACGACGGCTTTGGCGACCTCAAGCGCGCCGGCATCGAACCCGGCTTCGATCGTGCGCGCCGCGGCTCCAACCAGTTCGCCGTCGCGCCCAGCCGCAGCGCCAGCGGCAACGCCCTTCTCTACATCGACCCGCACCTCGCCTGGTTTGGCCCGTCGCGCTTCTGGGAATTCCGCATTCACGCGGGCGACCTCCACGGTAGCGGCTTCAACCTGGCCGGCACGCCCTACATCGGCCTCGGCCACAACGCGAACCTCGCGTGGGCCATGACCACCGGCGCGCCCGATACGGCGGATATCTACGAACTCAAGCTGAATCCCGACAACCCCATGCAGTATCAGTACGACGGCGCGTGGAAAGATATTACGACCCGCGAAGTCACTATCGACGTCAAGGACGCCGGCCCGGTCACCCAGACGCTTTACGGCTCCCACTATGGCCCGGTGGTCGCGATGACCGAGGACAAGGCCTACGCGCTGAAAACGTCCTACGCCGATATTGTCAAGGGCAATGAGGCCTGGTATCATCTGAATTTCGCCACGGACTACACCGGCGCCGTTGCGGCCATGAAAACCGGGACCATGTTCCCGCAGAACGTCATGGTGGCCGATACCGCCGGCAACATCTACTACCAGCGCAGCGGCCGGGTGCCGGTCCGCCCCGATGGCTACGACTGGTCCCGCCCGGTGGACGGCTCCACCTCGGCCACGGAATGGCAGGGCATCCACGATGCGGACGACCACCTGCAAGTCCTCAATCCGCCCCAGGGCTACATGCAGAATTGCAACATCCCGCCGGACGCCATGATGATGGACAGCCCGTTCCAGCCGGAGAAGTACAAGCCCTACCTCTTCAGCGACCGGGGCTATGGCCCCCTCGGCGGCTGGACGAATCAGCGCGGCGCGCGCGCCGTGGAATTGCTGCACAACGACGGCTCCGTTACGGTCGAGGAAGCCCTCGCCTACGCGGTGGATGTGCAGCCCTACGGCGCGGACCGCTGGGTGAACCTCCTGCGCGTGGCCCATGCCGAATTCGGCGAACGCTTTTCCTCCAACGCGGACTACAAGCGCGGCATGGAAGACCTGCTCGCGTGGGACCTCCAGGAAGCGCGTTATTCCACGGGCGCGCTGAAGTACTACTACTGGCGCAAGCAGCTGGAGGCGGACTACGGCGAGGATACGATTCGCCAGGCCCGGATCATCATCGATCAGTACTATAAGGTCGTCTCCGGCGAAGCCTATGAGACCCCAGCCCTTTCGCGCGACCAACGGTATGCCGCCGTGGACGCATTCGCGCGCGCCATGGCCCAGATGCGCCGCGACTTCCACACCATCGACGTGCCCTGGGGCGAGGTCTTCCGCGTCGGGCGCGACGGCCAGTCCTGGCCGTCCGGCGGCGGCGGGGGAGAGGAACTCGGCATCACCACGCTCCGTAACGTGAGTTACGGCGGGCCGGACGAGAACCACATGCGCATGGGCCGCGGCGGCCAGACCTCCACGCAGATCATCCACCTGTCCAAGCCGATCCAGAGCTGGACCCAGCCGCCCATTGGCCAGAGCGACCGGCCCGAGTCCCCGCACTACGCCGATCAGGCCGAGAAGCTCTTCAGCAAGCGCATTCTCAAGCCCACCTGGTGGTTGCCGGAGGATCTCGCGAAGCACATCGAATCCCGCGTGGAACTTGCGTATCCCGGAGGCGGCGGGGGTGACGCCGCGGCCCGCGTGGCGGAATGGAAGGAGGCGCTCCAGGGCGCCCAGATCGAGGCGCTGATGAATTGCTACGCCGACGACTTCTCGGGCAACGACGGCATTGATAAGCGCCGCCTCGAACAGTTCCTGCGCAACGCCAAGGACAACGGCGCGCTGGCCAGCCTTACCATTGAGTGGGACGGCACGATCACCGAGAAGGACGGTACGGCCCGCACCAGCGACATCACCCTGCGCGGCAGCTTCGGCACGGCCTGGCTCAACCTCGAACTCCAGCCCCGCGACGGCGCCTGGAAAATCACCCGGAGCATCACCTGGAACTAA
- a CDS encoding flagellin FliC, protein MGLNINTNLPAIQGAGQARRADRALSNILAQLATQRRINRAADDAAGLAIAERFNTQIRQGQAEINNLQTGINVTQTAEGGLSVQQDAVQRIRELAVQAQNGTLSDENRAALNQEAQQLLEQINSVASDTEFNGQNLLDQDTNINLGTEGGNEINIQQSNTQALGLDGLDISTAAGAQAALGAADTALTSITNNRATIGAQQNRFESAINQREIAVVNQREAESSIRDLDLARASIEQTRNQLLLRGAIGTLAQANVTPQSALRLLGN, encoded by the coding sequence ATGGGATTGAACATCAATACCAACCTCCCGGCCATTCAGGGCGCGGGGCAGGCGCGCCGCGCTGATCGCGCCCTTTCCAACATTCTCGCGCAACTGGCCACGCAGCGCCGCATCAACCGGGCCGCCGATGACGCGGCCGGCTTGGCCATAGCCGAGCGCTTTAATACCCAGATCCGCCAGGGCCAGGCCGAAATCAACAATCTCCAGACCGGCATCAATGTGACCCAGACCGCCGAGGGCGGGCTTTCCGTGCAGCAGGACGCCGTCCAGCGGATCCGCGAGCTCGCCGTCCAGGCCCAGAATGGCACGCTCAGCGACGAGAACCGCGCCGCCCTGAACCAGGAAGCCCAGCAGCTGCTGGAACAGATCAACAGCGTCGCCTCCGACACCGAATTCAACGGCCAGAACCTGCTCGACCAGGACACCAACATCAACCTGGGGACTGAAGGCGGCAACGAGATCAACATCCAGCAGTCCAACACGCAGGCCCTGGGCCTCGACGGGCTGGACATCAGCACAGCCGCCGGCGCGCAGGCCGCCCTGGGGGCCGCCGACACCGCCCTGACCTCCATAACGAACAACCGCGCCACGATCGGCGCCCAGCAGAACCGCTTCGAAAGCGCCATCAACCAGCGCGAAATTGCGGTCGTGAACCAGCGGGAGGCCGAGTCCAGTATTCGCGACCTCGACCTGGCCCGCGCCTCCATTGAGCAGACCCGCAATCAGCTGCTCCTGCGGGGCGCCATCGGGACCCTCGCCCAGGCCAACGTCACCCCTCAATCGGCGCTGCGACTCCTCGGGAACTGA